From a single Clostridium isatidis genomic region:
- a CDS encoding DUF4139 domain-containing protein, whose amino-acid sequence MYIKSTKNQNKKLSITVYNNTALIYEKRNLGKSKSELTIEYFDISKDIIETSLLVLGINYNFLNINYLCCTNNENKNNIPNSCLSCEELIPNSIMIKGNNYNCREIEVYYLTKNINWLSSYVIILERETLNIKSWFNLINNSGIDYLNAEIKFVAGNVRLPQESSIIAYKSSAIETINVTVEELGDYYSYKLPDKYDLNNNTLKKIKNFSAFDISYNKIYDFGYAKLVADIKIKFFNTIENNLGFTLPAGDVYFYESTDNKLEFLGGNSIENIGENREVSLVIGEALDVTAKRNILEHIRYNDYTLKKVQFIITNTKDENVFVTISEAIYSPWQMESSSDNFILDPNGNPIFEVLVPANSEKKILFTYRYNINN is encoded by the coding sequence ATGTATATTAAATCTACAAAAAACCAAAATAAAAAATTATCAATCACCGTCTATAATAATACAGCTTTAATATATGAAAAAAGAAATTTAGGGAAAAGTAAATCGGAACTTACTATTGAATACTTTGATATAAGCAAAGATATTATAGAAACATCCTTACTGGTATTAGGAATTAACTACAATTTTTTAAATATTAACTATTTATGCTGTACTAATAATGAAAATAAAAATAATATTCCTAATTCATGTTTATCCTGTGAAGAACTAATACCAAATTCTATAATGATAAAAGGCAACAATTATAATTGTAGAGAAATAGAAGTTTATTATTTAACAAAAAATATAAATTGGTTAAGCAGTTATGTAATAATATTAGAGAGAGAAACTCTAAATATAAAATCTTGGTTTAATTTGATAAATAATTCAGGAATCGATTATTTAAATGCTGAAATTAAATTTGTAGCAGGAAATGTTAGACTACCACAAGAAAGTTCCATAATTGCCTACAAAAGTTCAGCCATTGAAACTATCAACGTAACTGTTGAAGAGCTTGGTGATTATTATTCTTATAAATTACCAGATAAGTATGACCTGAATAACAACACATTAAAGAAAATTAAAAACTTTTCTGCTTTCGATATTTCTTATAATAAAATTTATGATTTTGGATATGCCAAACTTGTGGCTGACATAAAAATAAAATTTTTTAATACTATTGAAAATAATCTAGGTTTTACTCTTCCAGCTGGAGACGTATATTTTTATGAAAGTACTGATAATAAACTTGAATTTCTTGGAGGAAATTCAATTGAAAACATAGGAGAAAACAGAGAAGTTTCATTAGTCATAGGAGAAGCTTTGGATGTAACAGCAAAAAGAAATATTCTTGAGCATATAAGATATAATGACTACACTCTAAAAAAAGTACAGTTTATTATTACTAATACTAAAGATGAAAATGTTTTTGTTACTATATCAGAAGCTATATATAGCCCGTGGCAGATGGAAAGCTCCAGTGATAATTTTATTCTTGATCCTAATGGAAATCCAATTTTTGAAGTTCTTGTTCCTGCTAATTCAGAGAAGAAAATTCTTTTTACTTATCGATACAATATAAATAATTAA
- a CDS encoding DUF1292 domain-containing protein, producing the protein MEEKNINNNEVEIMKFLDEEGNVVEFEAVARIFLEEQEYLLLAPLDENSEDLYVFRIDIVNGKEELNLVEDDKEFLAVKKEYKKLLY; encoded by the coding sequence ATGGAAGAGAAGAATATAAATAATAATGAAGTAGAAATAATGAAATTTTTAGATGAGGAAGGCAATGTTGTTGAATTTGAGGCTGTTGCTAGAATATTCTTAGAAGAACAAGAATATCTGCTTCTAGCACCTTTAGATGAAAATTCTGAGGATTTATATGTATTTAGAATAGATATTGTAAATGGAAAAGAAGAATTAAATTTGGTTGAAGATGATAAGGAGTTTTTAGCAGTAAAAAAAGAGTATAAAAAGTTATTGTATTAA
- a CDS encoding DUF896 domain-containing protein, with the protein MNYENINIDEVIKRINELAKKSKEEGLNDIEKAEQQKLRRIYIDNIKGSLKAHLENIELKKKN; encoded by the coding sequence ATGAATTACGAAAATATAAATATAGATGAAGTAATTAAAAGAATAAATGAACTAGCAAAAAAAAGTAAAGAAGAAGGATTAAATGATATAGAAAAAGCTGAACAACAAAAGTTAAGAAGAATATATATAGATAACATTAAAGGGAGCCTAAAGGCGCATTTAGAAAATATTGAATTAAAAAAGAAAAATTAA
- the hprK gene encoding HPr(Ser) kinase/phosphatase produces the protein MSVTVEKLIKDFDMEILVEGKKNIEIAVNDVNRPGLQLSGFYNYFAPERIQVIGKAEWSFLEDMGMELRRKRIDKYFSFNLKCIVITRDLEPHSEMLNAARKNNVWLIRTNLVTTKFISMLTIYLAGQLAPETRIHGVLVDVYGVGIVITGESGIGKSETALELIKRGHRLVTDDAVDIREIDGELIGKSPKITIGMLEVRGIGIIDVASLYGLSSISPEKEINILMHFEHWKDDGDYDRLGLNNEYEEILGVKVKKLRIPVRPGRNIAVIIEAAAVNYRHSLMSDVTAVDIIEKRMDSIL, from the coding sequence TTGTCAGTTACTGTTGAAAAATTAATAAAAGATTTTGATATGGAAATATTAGTAGAAGGTAAAAAGAATATAGAAATTGCAGTTAATGACGTTAATAGACCTGGTCTGCAATTATCTGGATTTTATAATTACTTTGCTCCTGAAAGAATTCAGGTTATAGGAAAAGCTGAATGGAGTTTTTTAGAAGATATGGGGATGGAGCTAAGAAGAAAAAGGATAGATAAGTATTTTAGCTTTAATTTAAAATGTATAGTAATAACAAGAGATTTAGAACCTCATAGTGAAATGTTAAATGCAGCTAGAAAAAATAATGTTTGGTTAATTAGAACTAATTTAGTAACAACTAAATTTATAAGTATGTTAACTATTTATTTAGCTGGACAATTAGCGCCTGAAACAAGAATTCATGGTGTATTAGTAGACGTATATGGTGTAGGTATTGTAATAACAGGCGAAAGTGGAATTGGAAAGAGTGAAACAGCATTAGAATTAATTAAAAGAGGTCACAGACTTGTGACAGATGATGCTGTAGATATAAGAGAAATTGATGGAGAATTAATAGGAAAATCTCCAAAAATAACAATAGGAATGCTTGAAGTTAGAGGAATAGGAATAATAGATGTAGCATCTCTTTATGGGCTAAGTTCTATTTCGCCAGAAAAAGAAATTAATATTTTAATGCATTTTGAACATTGGAAAGATGATGGAGATTATGATAGATTAGGGCTGAATAACGAATATGAAGAGATTTTAGGTGTAAAGGTTAAAAAGTTAAGAATACCAGTGCGTCCTGGTAGAAATATTGCTGTTATAATTGAAGCAGCAGCAGTAAATTACAGACATTCTTTAATGTCAGATGTGACAGCAGTAGATATAATTGAAAAAAGAATGGATAGTATACTATAG
- a CDS encoding aminopeptidase, which produces MKNKDRKSSWEKYQGEKREELFKFCDGYIDFLSMCKTERECILTSIEMAKALGYKDFNEILKNNEKIEAGDKIYVNNKDKSLALFLIGEEPIEKGMRIVGSHVDSPRLDLKQRPLYEDTNLAMMETHYYGGIKKYQWVALPLALHGVVIKKDGTKINVVIGEDPSDPVIGISDLLIHLAGKQQQKKASEVIEGEDLNLLVGSIPLTGEEKDAAKANILNILKEKYNFEEEDFVSAEIEVVPAGRARDYGLDRSMVIGYGQDDRVCAYTSLMALLDLGKTKYTSVVLLVDKEEIGSVGATGMYSRFFENTVAEIMDNIGEYSELKLRRALANSKMLSSDVTVAYDPNYPSVLEKNNTAYFGKGIVFSKYTGARGKSGCNDANPEYIAWLRNIMDKNDVDYQTGELGKVDQGGGGTIAYILAQYNMEVIDCGVALQNMHAPWEVSSKFDVYETMRGYKAFLEEE; this is translated from the coding sequence ATGAAAAATAAGGATAGGAAAAGTTCCTGGGAAAAGTATCAAGGAGAAAAAAGAGAAGAGCTATTTAAATTTTGTGATGGATATATTGACTTTCTTTCAATGTGTAAAACTGAAAGAGAATGTATTTTAACAAGTATCGAAATGGCAAAAGCTCTAGGATATAAAGATTTTAATGAAATATTAAAAAATAATGAGAAAATAGAAGCTGGAGATAAGATTTATGTTAATAATAAAGATAAATCTTTAGCATTATTCTTAATAGGAGAAGAACCTATAGAAAAGGGAATGAGAATTGTCGGTTCTCATGTAGATTCTCCAAGACTTGATTTAAAACAACGTCCACTATATGAAGATACAAATCTGGCAATGATGGAAACTCATTATTATGGTGGTATTAAAAAATATCAATGGGTTGCATTACCTTTAGCATTACATGGAGTAGTAATAAAAAAAGATGGCACTAAAATTAATGTAGTAATAGGAGAGGATCCAAGTGATCCGGTTATAGGTATTTCGGATTTATTAATTCATTTAGCTGGAAAACAGCAACAAAAGAAAGCTAGTGAAGTAATAGAAGGGGAAGATTTAAATCTTTTAGTTGGAAGTATCCCTTTAACTGGAGAAGAAAAGGATGCGGCTAAAGCAAATATATTAAACATATTAAAAGAAAAGTATAATTTTGAAGAAGAGGATTTCGTTTCAGCAGAAATAGAGGTAGTTCCAGCAGGAAGAGCAAGAGATTATGGCTTAGATAGAAGCATGGTTATAGGTTATGGTCAAGATGATAGAGTTTGCGCATATACTTCTTTAATGGCATTATTAGATTTAGGTAAAACTAAATATACTTCTGTAGTTTTATTAGTAGATAAAGAAGAAATAGGCAGTGTTGGAGCTACAGGAATGTATTCAAGATTTTTTGAAAATACAGTAGCAGAAATTATGGATAATATAGGTGAATATTCTGAATTAAAATTAAGAAGAGCTTTAGCTAATTCAAAAATGCTATCTTCAGATGTTACAGTGGCTTATGATCCAAATTATCCATCTGTTTTGGAAAAGAACAATACTGCATACTTTGGAAAAGGAATTGTCTTTAGCAAATATACTGGTGCAAGAGGAAAATCAGGATGTAATGATGCTAATCCAGAATATATTGCTTGGTTAAGAAATATAATGGATAAAAACGATGTGGATTATCAAACTGGTGAGCTGGGTAAAGTAGATCAAGGCGGCGGCGGAACAATTGCATATATATTAGCTCAATATAATATGGAAGTTATAGACTGTGGCGTTGCTCTACAAAATATGCACGCACCATGGGAAGTTTCAAGCAAGTTTGAT